In Microbacterium maritypicum, the following are encoded in one genomic region:
- the recR gene encoding recombination mediator RecR yields the protein MYDGIVQELIDEFGRLPGIGPKSAQRITFHILQTPTFDVARLAELLSEIRTRVRFCEICGNVAEQERCAICRDPRRSQTLICVVEDAKDVAAIERTREFRGLYHVLGGAISPIAGVGPDDLRIAQLMTRLADGTVQEVILATNPNLEGEATASYLSRLLTTMQITVSRLASGLPVGGDLEYADEVTLGRAFEGRRIL from the coding sequence ATGTATGACGGCATCGTTCAGGAGCTGATCGACGAGTTCGGTCGCCTGCCCGGCATCGGCCCGAAGTCCGCCCAGCGGATCACGTTCCACATCCTGCAGACGCCGACGTTCGACGTCGCCCGTCTCGCGGAACTCCTCAGCGAGATCCGCACCCGTGTGCGGTTCTGCGAGATCTGCGGCAACGTCGCCGAGCAGGAGCGGTGTGCCATCTGTCGCGACCCGCGCCGCAGCCAGACGCTGATCTGCGTGGTCGAAGACGCCAAAGACGTCGCGGCCATCGAGCGCACGCGCGAGTTCCGCGGGCTCTACCACGTGCTCGGCGGGGCCATCAGCCCCATCGCCGGCGTCGGGCCCGACGACCTCCGCATCGCGCAGCTCATGACGCGCCTCGCCGACGGCACGGTGCAGGAGGTCATCCTCGCCACCAACCCGAACCTCGAAGGGGAGGCGACCGCGAGCTATCTGAGCCGGCTGCTCACGACGATGCAGATCACGGTGTCCCGGCTCGCCTCCGGGCTCCCGGTCGGCGGCGACCTCGAATATGCCGACGAGGTCACCCTCGGTCGTGCCTTCGAGGGCCGGCGCATCCTGTGA
- a CDS encoding DMT family transporter, with the protein MTPNAGFSRRGWLLFGAMALLWGVPYLFISVAVESFSPPAIVAGRTLIAALLLLPFAIRSGALRAALKHWPWVLAFGAVEMAGPFLLLGHAEMTLPSGMTGLLVATVPLFAALIALGGGDRGVLRPTRGIGLLVGFIGVAIVVAGPGLFGGEVSLLAAGEVLLVAVLYAIAPFIVARKLNDVPSLGTITLSLLMIGIFYLPIGLLTQHEVPTLPSIAALLALAVICTAVAFLAFFALIREVGPVRAPLFTYVNPVVAIILGAIVLAEPLTPGLLLGFPLIIVGCWFAATGGRLRPVSPQALPPAL; encoded by the coding sequence GTGACCCCGAACGCGGGCTTCTCGCGTCGTGGCTGGCTTCTCTTCGGGGCCATGGCCCTGCTGTGGGGCGTGCCGTACCTGTTCATCAGCGTCGCGGTCGAGTCGTTCTCGCCGCCCGCGATCGTCGCCGGGCGCACTCTCATCGCCGCCCTGCTGCTCCTGCCGTTCGCGATCCGCAGCGGAGCGCTCCGGGCTGCGCTGAAGCACTGGCCCTGGGTGCTGGCCTTCGGCGCCGTCGAGATGGCCGGTCCCTTCCTGCTGCTCGGACACGCCGAGATGACGCTGCCCTCCGGCATGACCGGTCTGCTGGTGGCGACGGTTCCGCTCTTCGCCGCGCTGATCGCTCTCGGCGGCGGCGACCGTGGGGTGCTGCGGCCCACTCGCGGAATCGGCCTGCTCGTCGGCTTCATCGGCGTCGCGATCGTGGTCGCCGGTCCCGGTCTCTTCGGTGGCGAGGTCAGCCTGCTGGCGGCCGGCGAAGTCCTGCTGGTGGCGGTGCTCTACGCGATCGCCCCGTTCATCGTGGCGCGCAAGCTCAACGACGTCCCTTCGCTGGGCACCATCACCCTGTCGCTGCTCATGATCGGCATCTTCTACCTTCCGATCGGTCTGCTCACGCAGCACGAGGTCCCCACGCTGCCCTCGATCGCCGCGCTCCTCGCGCTCGCCGTGATCTGCACGGCCGTAGCGTTCCTCGCGTTCTTCGCCCTCATCCGCGAGGTGGGACCGGTACGCGCCCCGCTGTTCACCTACGTGAATCCGGTGGTCGCGATCATCCTCGGGGCGATCGTCCTCGCCGAGCCGCTGACGCCCGGGTTGCTGCTCGGGTTCCCGCTGATCATCGTCGGCTGCTGGTTCGCCGCCACCGGTGGCCGTCTGCGTCCGGTCTCTCCGCAGGCGCTCCCTCCCGCACTCTGA
- a CDS encoding glycoside hydrolase family 65 protein: MIDRDRFPVDPWRLIDTHYSEEGVGETLFSVGNGYLGLRGNHIEGRGAQEHGTFINGLHETWPIRHAEQAYGFAEVGQTIVNAPDAKVMRVYVDDEPISLDDADVREYRRTLDLRTGVLERHVVWETPSGKRVRMRDERIVSFEERHLAVLRLEVVVENADAPVTISCQLLNRQDGAGVYAGTPIGTKAAAFDPRKAEKIADRVLEPAEHWQDGLRSALSYRVADSGMTVAVVADHVVETENEYNARTLVEPDIAKNVFRVQAKAGVPITVTKLVSYHTSRGVPPRELVDRCRRSLDRAADEGVETVFQRQRAWLDAFWERSDVQIGGRDDLQQATRWCLFQLAQASARADGAGVPAKGVSGSGYSGHYFWDTEIYVLPFLTYTTPRWAYNALRARVKMLPAARRRAAQLNEAGALFPWRTINGEEASAYYAAGTAQYHINADISFALGKYVRATGDEEFLRREGADIAIETARLWATLGFWRASRLVEEADAGDGIETFHIHGVTGPDEYTTVVNDNLYTNVMARYNLRYAAKIVREIKESHPEDYVKLVDRTGLGVGEAEAWDRAAEAMYIPYSEGLGIHPQDSLFLEREVWDLANTPAEQRPLLLHFHPLVIYRFQVLKQADVVLALFLQGNHFSPEEKKADFDYYDPLTTGDSTLSAVVQSILAAEVGYQDLAQRYFEQSLFVDLHDLHHNAADGVHVASAGGVWTALVCGFGGMRDYAGDLSFDPRLPADWPSLSFPLQWQGSTLHVSVTKDELRVQVRSGPPVPFSVRDTAYFATVEDEVVVPLADQGPLIPGRPTLRQFADARRDDGTRMSASVPVITTAIPVIESTD; encoded by the coding sequence ATGATCGACCGCGACCGCTTCCCCGTCGACCCCTGGCGACTGATCGACACGCACTACTCGGAGGAGGGCGTCGGCGAGACGCTGTTCTCGGTCGGCAACGGCTACCTGGGCCTGCGCGGCAACCACATCGAGGGCCGCGGCGCGCAGGAGCACGGCACGTTCATCAACGGGCTGCACGAGACGTGGCCGATCCGGCACGCTGAGCAGGCCTACGGTTTCGCCGAGGTCGGGCAGACGATCGTCAACGCTCCCGACGCCAAGGTCATGCGCGTCTACGTCGACGACGAACCCATCTCCCTCGACGACGCCGACGTGCGCGAGTACCGCCGCACGCTCGACCTGCGCACCGGAGTGCTGGAGCGTCACGTGGTCTGGGAGACCCCGTCGGGCAAGCGTGTGCGCATGCGTGACGAGCGCATCGTGAGCTTCGAGGAGCGGCACCTCGCCGTGCTGCGGCTCGAGGTCGTCGTCGAGAACGCCGATGCCCCGGTCACCATCAGCTGCCAGCTGCTGAACCGCCAGGACGGTGCGGGCGTGTACGCCGGCACTCCGATCGGCACGAAGGCCGCTGCCTTCGATCCTCGCAAGGCCGAGAAGATCGCCGACCGCGTGCTGGAGCCTGCCGAGCACTGGCAGGACGGGCTGCGCTCCGCGCTGTCGTACCGGGTCGCCGACTCCGGGATGACGGTCGCCGTCGTGGCCGACCACGTGGTCGAGACCGAGAACGAGTACAACGCCCGCACGCTCGTGGAGCCCGACATCGCGAAGAACGTGTTCCGCGTGCAGGCGAAGGCCGGCGTCCCCATCACGGTCACGAAGCTCGTCAGCTACCACACCTCGCGGGGCGTACCGCCGCGTGAGCTCGTCGATCGCTGCCGTCGTTCGCTCGACCGCGCGGCCGATGAGGGCGTCGAGACGGTCTTCCAGCGTCAGCGGGCCTGGCTCGATGCGTTCTGGGAGCGCAGCGACGTGCAGATCGGTGGCCGCGACGACCTGCAGCAGGCCACCCGGTGGTGCCTTTTCCAGCTGGCTCAGGCCTCCGCCCGCGCAGACGGCGCCGGCGTCCCCGCGAAGGGCGTCTCCGGGTCGGGATACAGCGGACACTACTTCTGGGACACCGAGATCTACGTGCTCCCCTTCCTCACCTACACGACGCCGCGGTGGGCATACAACGCACTGCGGGCGCGGGTGAAGATGCTCCCGGCTGCGCGTCGCCGGGCCGCACAGCTCAACGAGGCGGGGGCGCTCTTCCCGTGGCGCACCATCAACGGCGAGGAGGCCTCCGCGTACTACGCGGCCGGTACCGCGCAGTACCACATCAACGCCGACATCAGCTTCGCGCTCGGCAAGTACGTGCGCGCGACCGGTGACGAGGAGTTCCTCCGGCGCGAGGGCGCCGACATCGCGATCGAGACCGCGCGGCTGTGGGCGACTCTCGGCTTCTGGCGTGCCTCGAGACTGGTGGAGGAGGCGGATGCCGGCGACGGGATCGAGACCTTCCACATCCACGGCGTCACGGGGCCCGACGAGTACACCACGGTCGTCAACGACAATCTCTACACGAACGTCATGGCGCGCTACAACCTCCGCTACGCGGCGAAGATCGTCCGCGAGATCAAGGAGAGCCACCCCGAGGACTATGTGAAGCTCGTCGATCGCACGGGGCTCGGCGTCGGAGAGGCCGAGGCGTGGGACCGCGCGGCGGAGGCGATGTACATCCCCTACAGCGAGGGCCTCGGCATCCATCCGCAGGACTCGCTGTTCCTCGAGCGCGAGGTCTGGGATCTCGCCAACACGCCCGCCGAGCAGCGACCGCTGCTGCTGCACTTCCACCCGCTGGTGATCTACCGGTTCCAGGTGCTCAAGCAGGCGGATGTCGTGCTGGCGCTGTTCCTGCAGGGGAACCACTTCTCGCCCGAGGAGAAGAAGGCCGACTTCGATTACTACGATCCGCTGACCACGGGTGACTCGACGCTCTCGGCGGTCGTGCAGTCGATCCTCGCCGCGGAGGTCGGGTACCAGGATCTCGCGCAGAGGTATTTCGAGCAGTCGCTGTTCGTCGACCTGCACGACCTGCACCACAACGCGGCCGACGGCGTGCATGTGGCCTCCGCCGGTGGAGTGTGGACGGCGCTGGTGTGCGGTTTCGGCGGCATGCGTGACTATGCCGGCGACCTGAGCTTCGATCCACGCCTGCCGGCCGACTGGCCGTCGCTGTCGTTCCCGCTGCAGTGGCAGGGATCCACGCTGCACGTCTCGGTCACCAAGGACGAGCTGCGCGTGCAGGTGCGCAGCGGCCCCCCGGTGCCTTTCAGCGTGCGGGACACCGCGTATTTCGCGACCGTGGAGGACGAGGTCGTCGTGCCGCTGGCGGATCAGGGACCACTGATCCCCGGGCGTCCGACGCTGCGGCAGTTCGCCGACGCCCGCCGCGACGACGGCACCCGGATGTCGGCATCCGTCCCCGTCATCACCACCGCCATCCCGGTGATCGAGTCGACCGATTGA
- a CDS encoding DNA polymerase III subunit gamma and tau — translation MTTALYRRYRPETFGEMIGQSQVTDPLMTALRGDRVGHAYLFSGPRGCGKTTSARILARCLNCAEGPTDVPCGVCPSCVELSRAGGGSLDVVEIDAASHNGVDDARDLRERATFAPSRDRYKIFILDEAHMVTPQGFNALLKLVEEPPEHVKFIFATTEPEKVLGTIRSRTHHYPFRLVPPAAMLEYVEKLCAEEGVIVEQGVLPLVVRAGGGSPRDTLSLLDQLIAGSDAPAGSETVTVGYARAVSLLGYTHGALLDEIVDALAAGDAAAAFPAIDRVVQTGQDPRRFVDDLLERLRDLIVIAAVGAGASAVLRGIAEDDLQRMRGQAEVFGAARLSRTADVVSAALDDMSGATSPRLHLELMVARVLASATDAAAAAPAAPIAERAPAPTRPTAASAPVSAPAASAPAVPALTPASQASDTPPADSEVAAAAPAPAAAAPAAPAPEAPSSADAATPAPAATEPAAAEPAAHRGPVTFDSIRASWPAVLTRLEGISRTSWLLATAVQPLAYVTDAEVLTLGFTSQHDVAKFKGTTPGSGPSDHLRSAIEHELGVRVKYLPAPMPAGGAPRQSAASGPSAPADSAAASEPASASSSRSQVRGSSASAVTEWAVAPIPTAQEEPASAPPAPSSPLPVDEEPEEVEAAASAPVPPSDGAVDRDEPPLPGDDEAPAFDDEPPYDPSYEPPVSRQPAPREPVPPRAAPQQQPAPQAQRAAAAPPVVIERAPSVGGVQRYGEAVIRQVLGATFLREEPYEPPTRFN, via the coding sequence GTGACCACAGCCCTCTACCGCCGCTACCGCCCCGAGACGTTCGGCGAGATGATCGGGCAGTCCCAGGTGACCGACCCGCTCATGACGGCGCTGCGCGGCGATCGGGTCGGCCACGCGTACCTGTTCTCCGGCCCTCGCGGCTGCGGCAAGACGACCTCGGCGCGCATCCTGGCACGCTGCCTGAACTGCGCCGAGGGGCCGACCGACGTGCCGTGCGGCGTCTGCCCGAGCTGCGTCGAGCTGTCGCGCGCCGGCGGGGGATCGCTCGACGTCGTCGAGATCGACGCGGCCAGCCACAACGGCGTCGACGACGCCCGTGACCTGCGCGAGCGGGCGACCTTCGCGCCCAGCCGCGACCGGTACAAGATCTTCATCCTCGACGAGGCGCATATGGTCACCCCACAGGGGTTCAACGCGCTGCTCAAGCTCGTCGAGGAGCCGCCGGAGCACGTCAAGTTCATCTTCGCGACGACCGAGCCCGAGAAGGTCCTCGGCACGATCCGCTCCCGCACGCACCACTACCCGTTCCGTCTCGTGCCGCCCGCAGCGATGCTCGAGTACGTCGAGAAGCTCTGCGCCGAAGAGGGCGTGATCGTCGAACAGGGCGTGCTGCCGCTCGTCGTCCGCGCGGGTGGCGGCTCTCCGCGAGACACGCTCTCGCTGCTCGACCAGCTCATCGCCGGATCCGACGCACCCGCCGGTTCCGAGACCGTCACGGTCGGCTACGCGCGTGCCGTCTCTCTGCTCGGCTACACGCACGGTGCCCTCCTCGACGAGATCGTCGACGCGCTCGCCGCCGGAGACGCCGCCGCCGCGTTCCCCGCCATCGACCGTGTCGTGCAGACCGGTCAAGACCCGCGGCGGTTCGTCGACGACCTGCTCGAACGGCTGCGCGACCTGATCGTCATCGCGGCCGTCGGTGCCGGCGCTTCGGCCGTCCTGCGTGGGATCGCCGAAGACGACCTGCAGCGCATGCGCGGCCAGGCAGAGGTCTTCGGTGCCGCGCGCCTGTCCCGCACCGCCGACGTCGTGAGCGCAGCCCTCGACGACATGTCGGGGGCGACATCCCCGCGCCTGCATCTCGAGCTCATGGTGGCGCGTGTGCTCGCCAGTGCGACGGATGCTGCCGCTGCGGCGCCGGCGGCTCCCATTGCCGAGCGCGCCCCGGCGCCCACGCGGCCCACGGCGGCGTCGGCGCCTGTTTCGGCGCCTGCGGCCTCGGCACCCGCGGTCCCGGCACTCACTCCTGCTTCGCAGGCGTCGGACACGCCGCCCGCGGATTCGGAGGTTGCTGCCGCTGCGCCTGCTCCCGCAGCCGCAGCGCCGGCAGCGCCTGCGCCGGAAGCGCCGAGTTCAGCCGATGCCGCAACGCCCGCTCCGGCGGCGACCGAGCCGGCCGCCGCCGAACCCGCCGCTCATCGAGGGCCGGTCACGTTCGACAGCATCCGCGCATCCTGGCCCGCCGTCCTCACCCGGCTCGAGGGCATCAGTCGCACGTCCTGGCTGCTGGCCACGGCCGTGCAGCCGCTCGCCTACGTCACTGACGCCGAGGTGCTGACGCTGGGCTTCACGAGCCAGCACGACGTCGCGAAGTTCAAGGGCACGACCCCCGGTTCCGGTCCCTCCGACCACCTGCGGTCCGCGATCGAGCACGAGCTCGGGGTGCGGGTGAAGTACCTTCCTGCACCGATGCCTGCCGGTGGTGCTCCACGCCAGTCGGCGGCATCCGGTCCCTCGGCGCCCGCCGATTCCGCTGCCGCATCGGAGCCTGCGTCAGCGAGTTCCTCCCGCTCGCAGGTCCGTGGCTCGTCGGCATCCGCGGTGACCGAATGGGCGGTCGCACCGATCCCCACCGCGCAGGAAGAGCCGGCGAGCGCCCCGCCCGCGCCGTCTTCGCCGCTCCCCGTCGACGAGGAGCCCGAAGAGGTCGAGGCAGCGGCATCCGCTCCCGTCCCGCCATCCGATGGTGCGGTCGATCGTGACGAACCTCCGCTTCCGGGCGACGATGAGGCTCCGGCCTTCGATGACGAGCCGCCCTACGATCCTTCGTACGAGCCGCCGGTCTCGCGGCAGCCTGCTCCGCGGGAGCCAGTGCCTCCACGGGCTGCTCCTCAGCAGCAGCCCGCCCCGCAGGCGCAGCGCGCGGCAGCAGCCCCACCGGTCGTCATCGAGCGCGCTCCTTCGGTCGGGGGAGTGCAGCGCTACGGTGAGGCCGTGATCCGCCAGGTGCTCGGCGCGACCTTCCTGCGCGAAGAGCCCTACGAGCCCCCGACGAGGTTCAACTGA